One Pyrus communis chromosome 4, drPyrComm1.1, whole genome shotgun sequence genomic region harbors:
- the LOC137732216 gene encoding protein DMP2-like yields MGGSSSKSKTTTTKNKSAKDRTFTGAGNLIKLLPTGTVFLFQFLNPVLTNNGNCTALNKYLSAILIVLCGFSCCFASFTDSYTGSDGKTHYGVATCKGLWPSTNSNSVDLSAYKLRIGDFVHAFFSVIVFAVLSLLDTNTVRCYYPGFESTEKTLLQVLPPIIGTIAGTVFVVFPNNRHGIGYPASSSDSSQDSESAAS; encoded by the coding sequence ATGGGGGGCTCTTCCTCTAAATCCAAGACAACcaccaccaaaaacaaaagcgcCAAAGACAGAACATTCACAGGCGCAGGCAACCTCATCAAGCTCCTCCCGACCGGCACGGTCTTCTTGTTCCAGTTCCTCAACCCTGTCTTAACCAACAACGGCAACTGCACGGCCCTCAACAAATACCTAAGCGCCATTCTCATCGTCCTTTGCGGCTTCTCTTGCTGCTTTGCTTCCTTCACAGACAGTTACACTGGGAGTGATGGAAAAACACACTATGGGGTGGCAACATGCAAGGGTCTTTGGCCATCAACAAACTCCAATTCTGTAGACTTGTCTGCTTATAAGCTTAGGATTGGGGACTTTGTGCATGCCTTCTTTTCCGTGATTGTGTTTGCAGTTCTATCACTTTTGGATACCAACACTGTGAGGTGCTATTATCCAGGGTTTGAGTCCACTGAGAAGACTTTGCTGCAGGTGTTGCCTCCGATTATTGGTACAATTGCCGGTACTGTTTTCGTTGTGTTCCCTAACAACCGCCATGGAATCGGGTACCCCGCGTCAAGTTCTGATTCATCACAAGACTCAGAGTCGGCGGCTTCCTAA
- the LOC137732510 gene encoding uncharacterized protein, which produces MEVECYVVVHNIAKRHNVGTLARSATAFGVSELILVGRREFNAFGSHGSTTHLRFRHFHSLQDAQLYLKERDCDICGVEITDNALPVNHHPFTKSTAFLLGNEGTGLSAKELEICDFFVYIPQYGGGTASLNVTVAASIVLHHFGVWAGFPERTRAGSKFIVAEKPEKQTRRSFCAETADSVIEERKCRKEFAANGFFDESGNENSSSNLLDGLFADVRI; this is translated from the exons ATGGAGGTAGAGTGCTATGTGGTGGTGCACAACATAGCGAAGAGGCACAACGTGGGCACGCTCGCCCGGAGCGCCACCGCCTTCGGCGTCTCTGAGCTGATTCTGGTCGGCCGCCGAGAATTCAACGCCTTCGGCAGCCATGGCTCCACCACACACCTTCGCTTTCGCCACTTCCACTCCCTTCAAGACGCCCAACTCTATCTCAAg GAGAGAGATTGTGATATATGCGGCGTTGAGATAACTGATAATGCTCTGCCTGTAAATCATCATCCTTTCACCAAGAGCACTGCTTTTCTTCTTGGCAATGAG GGAACGGGCCTTTCTGCTAAAGAATTGGAAATATGCGACTTCTTTGTGTATATTCCGCAGTATGGAGGTGGTACTGCTTCCTTGAATGTGACCGTAGCAGCTTCTATCGTGCTGCATCACTTTGGAG TTTGGGCTGGCTTCCCTGAGAGAACTCGTGCAGGGAGCAAGTTTATTGTGGCAGAGAAACCTGAAAAGCAGACAAGACGAAGTTTTTGTGCAGAAACAGCAGATTCCGTCATTGAAGAGCGAAAATGCAGAAAAGAATTTGCTGCTAATGGTTTCTTTGATGAGAGTGGAAATGAAAATTCATCTTCTAACCTTCTAGATGGATTGTTTGCTGATGTAAGAATATAA